TTGCGTGAGCGTGGACTGAAAGCCGTCCCATACGGAAATAGCAAAGGCTATTGGTCCGAGTATGGAGAGGACTATCAGGAAAAACGTTCGTATGGTATCAATGACCAAAGCCGCCGCCTGAAAGAGTATTTCCAATAGATTGCGAAACCAGTCCTTTATCGCCTTTTCAATCTTGTAGGCTTGCCTGTCCATATACATACCCGCCATTGTACCAATGTCGGACGGCGACCAACCCAGTTCGTCCAGTTTCTTATCAAACTCTTCGTCTGATACCATATAGGCAGTTTCAGGATTTCTGACCATTGCCTCATATTCCAACTGGTCTTTCTGCTGTTGCAGCTTGTTCAGGTCAATCACCTGGTCTTCGAGTATTTGGTGGGTTCCTACAACCACCGGGCTTAACACTGCATTGATGGTTCCCAGTACGATAGTCGGGAAGAACATAATGCACAGCCCCAAAGCGAACGGGCGCAGCAGAGGGAACATATCAATAGGTTCGGCACGGCTTAAAGCCTGCCAAACCTTTAATGCTACATAGAACAATGCTCCCAATCCCGCCAAACCCTTAGCTACTGCCGCCATATCGCCTGCAAGCGGCATCATATCGTCATAAAGCGATCGCAGGAGTTCGTGAAGATTATCCCATTCCATAGTTTACCAGTATTTTTGGTTAGCAGTTCC
The Sphingobacterium daejeonense genome window above contains:
- the traJ gene encoding conjugative transposon protein TraJ → MEWDNLHELLRSLYDDMMPLAGDMAAVAKGLAGLGALFYVALKVWQALSRAEPIDMFPLLRPFALGLCIMFFPTIVLGTINAVLSPVVVGTHQILEDQVIDLNKLQQQKDQLEYEAMVRNPETAYMVSDEEFDKKLDELGWSPSDIGTMAGMYMDRQAYKIEKAIKDWFRNLLEILFQAAALVIDTIRTFFLIVLSILGPIAFAISVWDGFQSTLTQWLTRYVSVYLWLPVSDLFSSMLARIQSLILERDIAMLADPTYIPDTSNTVYIIFMIIGIIGYFTIPTVTGWVIQAGGAGNFTRNVNSTAMKAGNIAGAGAGSTVGNIGGKLMNK